In one Oryzias latipes chromosome 13, ASM223467v1 genomic region, the following are encoded:
- the LOC101172749 gene encoding scavenger receptor cysteine-rich type 1 protein M130-like — MERPALLLFVGLCSSGLWAEHTTGPEEFRLVGTDSRCAGGLQRRIQGSEWSDVWERNMTILANVCRRLDCGSVVSARETRYNINITCSDSVRLENGSSRCSGRLEVKSNNSWSSVCEDDFDLLDAEVVCRELGCGAPSVLQGALYGEAEAPILSREFLCEGHESVLLDCGSSWRKTKACPPDKAVGLTCSDPATVRLMGSSRCSGELQVKSGGEWRAVDGWRFERTETLPSVCKNLKCGPHVSSTIKKLPREKPVFWISSTCFDKFSLNMDECVYYDTMSSQTLEITCLGNKPSDADYSVMLENGSSRCSGRLEVKSNNSWSSVCEDDFDLLDAEVVCRELGCGAPSVLQGALYGEAEAPILSREFLCEVTTAQTPPDLGFTVDFPALRREATEIPKEDGCIAACSNPDRASRITAKAPSSGSDRRLQLDIPASLWAPSSSSRRRILKEAIRFHSSKARASPPRMDHRPQDKSILGGKACEQLHLVKRIETIAAAKSPQPTKPPATKEELIEK, encoded by the exons ATGGAGcgtccagctctgctgctgtttgtgggTCTCTGCAGCTCAG GACTGTGGGCTGAACACACAACAG GTCCAGAAGAATTCAGGTTGGTAGGAACAGACAGTCGCTGTGCTGGTGGACTGCAGAGGAGGATCCAGGGATCTGAGTGGAGTGACGTATGGGAAAGAAACATGACGATTCTAGCCAATGTTTGCAGAAGACTGGATTGTGGTTCTGTGGTGTCAGCCAGAGAAACAAGATATAATATAAACATAACTTGTTCAG ACTCTGTCAGGCTGGAGAACGGATCCAGTCGGTGTTCAGGCAGGCTGGAGGTGAAGTCCAACAACTCGTGGTCCTCCGTGTGTGaagatgactttgacctgctggATGCAGAGGTGGTCTGTAGGGAGCTGGGCTGTGGGGCTCCTTCAGTCCTCCAGGGGGCGCTCTATGGAGAAGCAGAAGCTCCCATATTGAGCAGAGAGTTTCTCTGTGAAGGTCATGAGTCTGTTCTTCTGGACTGTGGAAGCtcatggaggaaaacaaaagcctgTCCACCTGACAAAGCTGTTGGACTCACCTGCTCAG ATCCTGCTACTGTGAGACTGATGGGATCGAGTCGTTGTTCTGGTGAACTCCAGGTGAAAAGCGGAGGAGAATGGAGAGCTGTTGATGGATGGAGATTTGAAAGAACAGAGACATTACCATCTGTGTGCAAGAACCTGAAGTGTGGACCCCACGTTTCATCGACGATTAAAAAACTTCCAAGAGAAAAGCCAGTTTTCTGGATTAGTTCTACCTGCTTTGATAAATTTTCACTAAATATGGATGAATGTGTGTATTACGATACAATGAGCAGCCAGACGTTGGAAATCACCTGCTTAGGTAACAAACCTTCTGATGCCGACT ACTCTGTCATGCTGGAGAACGGATCCAGTCGGTGTTCAGGCAGGCTGGAGGTGAAGTCCAACAACTCGTGGTCCTCCGTGTGTGaagatgactttgacctgctggATGCAGAGGTGGTCTGTAGGGAGCTGGGCTGTGGGGCTCCTTCAGTCCTCCAGGGGGCGCTCTATGGAGAAGCAGAAGCTCCCATATTGAGCAGAGAGTTTCTCTGTGAAG TCACAACGGCACAGACTCCACCAGACTTGGGCTTCACCGTCGATTTCCCCGCTCTACGGAGAGAAGCCACGGAGATCCCTAAGGAGGACGGATGCATCGCGGCATGCAGCAACCCGGACCGGGCCTCGAGGATCACCGCTAAAGCCCCATCATCAGGATCAGACAGGCGCCTGCAACTGGATATCCCCGCCTCCTTGTGGGCTCCATCATCTTCCTCCCGCCGTCGGATCCTGAAGGAAGCCATCCGCTTCCATTCCAGCAAGGCTCGGGCCTCGCCGCCGCGGATGGATCACCGACCGCAAG ATAAGTCGATCCTAGGTGGAAAAGCTTGTGAACAGCTGCACCTGGTGAAACGAATTGAGACAATCGCAGCAGCAAAGTCTCCACAGCCAACCAAACCACCAGCAACCAAGGAAGAGCTCATTGAGAAGTAG
- the LOC110016277 gene encoding scavenger receptor cysteine-rich type 1 protein M130-like, with product MSIYTLEITCLDSVRLENGSSQCSGRLEVKSNNWWSSVCEDDFDLLDAEVVCRELGCGAPSVLQGALYGEAEAPILSREFLCEGHESVLLDCGSSWRKTKACPPDKAVGLTCSDPLRLMGSSRCSGELQVKTGGEWRAVDAPIYRIRQETLAYVCKKLKCGSHIASTNKQLPREQPVFPVGPFCLDKFPQNIEECVYYDTMSSQTMEITCSDSVRLENGSSRCSGRLEVKSNNSWSSVCEDDFDLLDAEVVCRELGCGAPSVLQGALYGEAEAPKWNKEFLCKGHESSLLDCNHARLERSSSSDKVVDLTCSGIIRLEGDVSHCAGTLEMFYGGEWGPVAASNWSRDSASAVCAQLGCGSALSTRSKDNFLNRSVWWIQPPCGPSLEDCDIMRWDDQSQSTLEIICSVSVVGLMIRWVVVSVGLMAMILVTCFYATKTRRRTREEPRRS from the exons ATGAGCATCTACACGTTGGAAATCACCTGCTTAG ACTCTGTCAGGCTGGAGAACGGATCCAGTCAGTGTTCAGGCAGGCTGGAGGTGAAGTCCAACAACTGGTGGTCCTCCGTGTGTGaagatgactttgacctgctggATGCAGAGGTGGTCTGTAGGGAGCTGGGCTGTGGGGCTCCTTCAGTCCTCCAGGGGGCGCTCTATGGAGAAGCAGAAGCTCCCATATTGAGCAGAGAGTTTCTCTGTGAAGGTCATGAGTCTGTTCTTCTGGACTGTGGAAGCtcatggaggaaaacaaaagcctgTCCACCTGACAAAGCTGTTGGACTCACCTGCTCAG ATCCTCTGAGACTGATGGGATCGAGTCGTTGTTCTGGTGAACTCCAGGTGAAAACAGGAGGAGAATGGAGAGCTGTTGATGCACCGATATATCGAATAAGACAGGAAACATTGGCATATGTGTGTAAGAAGCTGAAGTGTGGATCCCACATTGCATCGACAAATAAACAACTTCCAAGAGAACAGCCAGTTTTCCCGGTTGGTCCTTTCTGCTTAGATAAATTTCCTCAAAATATTGAGGAATGTGTGTATTACGATACAATGAGCAGCCAGACGATGGAAATCACCTGCTCAG ACTCTGTCAGGCTGGAGAACGGATCCAGTCGGTGTTCAGGCAGGCTGGAGGTGAAGTCCAACAACTCGTGGTCCTCCGTGTGTGaagatgactttgacctgctggATGCAGAGGTGGTCTGTAGGGAGCTGGGCTGTGGGGCTCCTTCAGTCCTCCAGGGGGCGCTCTATGGAGAAGCAGAAGCTCCAAAGTGGAACAAAGAGTTTCTCTGTAAAGGTCATGAGTCTTCTCTCCTGGACTGCAACCACGCCAGACTAGAGAGAAGCTCCTCATCGGACAAAGTTGTTGACCTCACCTGttcag GAATCATCCGCCTGGAGGGAGACGTCAGTCACTGTGCTGgaacactggagatgttttaCGGTGGAGAATGGGGACCAGTAGCTGCTTCTAACTGGAGCCGGGACTCCGCCTCTGCAGTGTGCGCTCAGCTgggttgtggttctgctctgTCTACTAGAAGCAAAGACAACTTCCTGAACAGATCAGTGTGGTGGATCCAGCCTCCGTGTGGCCCATCACTGGAAGACTGTGATATTATGCGTTGGGATGATCAAAGCCAATCTACTCTTGAAATAATCTGTTCAG TCTCTGTGGTCGGTTTGATGATCCGTTGGGTTGTGGTCTCGGTGGGTTTGATGGCGATGATCCTCGTCACCTGCTTCTACGCCACG AAAACCAGACGGAGAACACGAGAGGAACCGAGACGTTCCtga